Proteins found in one Bremerella volcania genomic segment:
- a CDS encoding NADH-quinone oxidoreductase subunit B, with protein MTKPWIEGRFEENVITTTIEQAINWGQQASIWPMTFGLACCAIEMMAVGASRFDIDRFGAGAFRASPRQADLMIVAGTVTYKMASRVRRLYNMMPDPKYVIAMGACTVGGGPYFKYGYHVVKGVDLVVPVDVYVPGCPPRPEALLEGLMRIQDKIRGHRINKKNGARVQDELPVPHHSGYVEATGSENPLTQHQKHTGK; from the coding sequence ATGACCAAGCCATGGATTGAAGGCCGCTTCGAAGAGAACGTCATCACGACGACCATCGAACAGGCCATCAACTGGGGACAGCAGGCAAGCATTTGGCCCATGACGTTTGGGCTGGCCTGTTGCGCGATCGAAATGATGGCCGTCGGGGCGAGTCGCTTTGACATCGACCGCTTCGGTGCCGGAGCGTTTCGGGCTTCCCCCCGCCAGGCAGACTTGATGATCGTGGCAGGCACGGTCACCTACAAAATGGCCAGCCGAGTTCGGCGGCTCTACAACATGATGCCTGATCCGAAGTACGTCATCGCCATGGGCGCTTGTACCGTGGGCGGCGGTCCTTACTTCAAGTATGGGTATCACGTGGTCAAAGGAGTTGACCTGGTTGTGCCGGTGGACGTTTACGTCCCTGGATGTCCTCCACGGCCGGAGGCACTGTTGGAAGGGTTGATGCGAATCCAGGATAAGATCCGTGGACATCGCATCAACAAGAAGAATGGCGCACGCGTCCAAGACGAGTTGCCCGTGCCGCATCATTCCGGTTACGTCGAAGCGACCGGATCGGAAAACCCGTTGACCCAACATCAAAAACATACTGGTAAGTAA
- a CDS encoding helix-turn-helix transcriptional regulator gives MNSNSAQNDTRWANEVFPTDLVVLDLLRRTPSLTTAEMAVAMEVTATAVRQRLNRLMGQGYVERITSKAGRGRPTHKYRLTTKGERKTGANYADLALALWDEIRSIEDPDVKQGLISRIAKRLVEMYASQIHGEDAHERIHDLMALFIGRQIPLEYEEDTEGKPVLNVLACPYPDLAEQDRAVCALERAMFAELVGQNMELSHCRLDGESCCTYELTQINSESESV, from the coding sequence ATGAACTCCAATTCCGCGCAAAATGACACACGCTGGGCCAACGAGGTCTTCCCGACTGACTTGGTCGTGCTCGACTTGTTGCGGAGGACTCCTTCCTTGACCACGGCTGAAATGGCCGTGGCGATGGAAGTAACGGCGACGGCCGTGCGTCAACGCTTAAATCGCTTGATGGGGCAAGGCTACGTCGAGCGGATCACCTCCAAGGCCGGCCGCGGCCGACCGACTCACAAGTATCGCTTGACCACCAAAGGGGAACGCAAGACTGGGGCCAACTACGCTGACTTGGCTTTGGCTTTGTGGGATGAGATTCGTTCCATTGAAGACCCCGACGTCAAGCAAGGACTCATTTCGCGGATCGCCAAGCGATTGGTCGAGATGTATGCCAGCCAGATTCACGGCGAAGACGCCCACGAGCGGATTCACGATCTGATGGCCTTGTTCATCGGTCGCCAGATTCCGCTGGAATATGAAGAAGACACCGAAGGAAAGCCGGTCCTTAACGTGCTGGCTTGTCCTTATCCCGATTTGGCCGAGCAGGATCGAGCGGTGTGTGCCCTCGAAAGAGCAATGTTCGCCGAGTTGGTGGGTCAGAACATGGAGTTGAGCCATTGTCGACTCGATGGCGAGAGTTGTTGCACCTACGAGTTGACGCAAATCAACTCGGAATCGGAAAGCGTGTAG